The DNA segment aatgtttcaataaattctacTACTGTcgattgatggttttgaatttcaatcaatCATTCccgatctcaatttttttgttaatGAAGCTTCTGCACCCGAAATGATTCCAAAGTTTTCAAAATAGAAAGCAATATTCCTCTGAGCCTTCCATCGTCCGAATTACTCACGAGACTACGAGACCACTGCGAGACTCTCGTACGAAACTCGagaaaagtctcgtctcgtatCGTACATGGATTATCaggtctcgtctcgagtctcgtctcgtttttcaagacgagacgagacgagactctcgaaaacgagacttTCGTGGGAATCACTAGTTCACTCATAGATGCCCTTTTCATTATCTTCGTATGCAAATTTGAGTTTCTTCTTCCGATAAGAACAATTTTCAATACATCAATAGGACgattacacaattttttttgccgttttcaatcatatgtatTAAGTTAATCTCTAGattaatttaaatttatttttatgtaaGTTTATAAGTGTATTCGTCTACTCTTATTCGAATAAATAATACGAGATAACAGAcggaaggaattttttcagagGAAGTGCTTCGACATGTCTATTTTTGATTCAATTAGGAGAACTTTTGAATTCAAGACCATATCCCtccaacccttagtgttacaaccccagtccctatattttgaatagggaaaagtgGGGTGAGTAATTTCTACTTTGAAGGATCTATTATTTCTGAGTCCAGCgtatcaattttatttcatttaatccattgattttcgagaaattcaaattcaaattttgttcaCTATAAGTCATTTCGTTAAACATGATGTGTGAATCAATAACTGcggagagagagagaaagaaagaGGAGAGAAATTGAATTTATCGATCATTTCATCAACAATTAAGgttcaataatttctttatttctCAAGAAAAATGTGTGTGAGAACCGTACATTATCTTTCGAATTACCGAATAAATGGGTAAAAATTTACACAGCATGCTTAAAGCTTAAGGAGAAAACAATtgttattcaaaatttaaatgtgaattactcgaaaacaaatggattaaatgacaaaaaattaaatacgctGAACTCAGGATAGAAGGCCCTTGCAAATGAGATATCACTTACCCtatccttcttattcaatatacagggtgattcagaactcgaggcgaaaaattgaggaacgtaTACAGGCTGCTATTCTTTATAAAagagtaaaataaaatttttggatattgccttgcttccgagatataagtgttctgcatgtcatcaattttaaacttCAGTAGctgaaaaaatacagaaaaaattaaatccaatattcaaaaatgccaccattaGCATCGATGCGTGCTTGGCAACGCATAATAAGGGAATCGTATACTAATTGCATGTTTTACCTATTCTGAGTGGATTCGATtgcattaataattcgttccattaatCGATCTTTAACATTCATTTCCACTGCGaaaacttgttgtttcaaatgtccccatacaaaataatccaaaCGATTCAAATCAGGGGATCTCGCTGGTCATAGCACCACCAGCACCAGTACGAATTTTTTTTCACgtttaatcaagaatatcagtctctatatgtcccttcatttttcgcctcgagttttgaatcaccATGTATAGGGGTTAATTGTGATTGTAATACtagttaattaattaattagttattattaattttgatgaatttattgATACTCGTTTGTACATTTGAACTGTACAACTGGGGTTATACAATAACAACAAAGGGTTGAAACGACGCGGATGTGAATGTGATCTCTCAAAAGTTGTCCCACTCGAATTAAAAAtagacgtgtccgagcattttttcgaaatattttcattccatCTGTTATCCCATCTGTTTTGTTTTCGCAAGCCCACCCTGGGTGTATTTTATCGACcaatttttttagaaaaatttcttggaattttgcatcttttctttcaatattaGAATATAAGGATTTGAAACTGTTAGTTTTATGAAATTAATTGAATTAGCTActgacaaaaaatatatttaaaacgtACCTACTCGTTTTTCATATTTCTCACTATCTTAACTCCTTAACTGACTATACTGATACTCACATTTTATTTCGTCAATCAAATCAGGACATCCGCTCCTTTCCATGATACAGTTGAAATGATGTTCTAATACGGCATCACTGGTTAAAACTTCATCAACGTCTACTTTAGGAATTTTCTCATAAATTTCTCTATTTGGTCTTGCCGAAACAGAACCGAAAAAGCAGAGAATTGTTAGCATTAAATACATTTCACGATTTTTTCACTGAATGTTTGGCGGTATCGGAATATGTAACAATTTTATATACTCCTTTACTATATAATTTTGTAATTACTCCTGCCAAAGTTTTGATGATACTATAATTTTTTGTCCAATTAAAGGAGAACGCATGCAAATTGAGTTAATCCATAGGTATCAATGAGGCATTTGATATTATACCATTAGCGAATATGATTATGTGGAAGAAGCATACTAATTTGCTAGTTCTTCCAATTATTCACATTCAGTAACGTTTTGTTAACAAATACGCAAATTTTATAACATTATCTAATTATTGAAAGCTTCCTGTTTTGTACAAACATCATATATCTCAAATATTTTCTTCTATGCAACTGTTTTTTCAAGAACTATGTTGCTGTTGTTTTATTTATCATTCATGTCATTTATATGGAAATAGCTTAAGCCTCCGGCTTAGCTAGCGCAATATATCATGGTAGTTAAGatataaatgaaataattcaacaaAGAAAATGAGCACAAAATCAACAAACCTCACTATGAAGAATAAAATCGAGAAGAAGTAGGAATTAATAGtcaacatcaaaatattaatgaacaTGTAACGAAAATCCCCACGATgaagaaaactaaaaacaaaCTGTAATAACCGAAAGATTCTCCAaactttcttgaaaaaaaaactcgacAATTCCCTACGGCTTATGACGTTAtcaccacagattacagtaTCTAATCAAGCAGGGATGAAGTGATttcttaccaaggattataAATTAGGGTTTATAATAATCTATAATTTCatacgtttttttttctattcagaatattttacggATAGAGCAATGATGTGATTCAGGAGCTTTTAAGCGCTTATTCATAACCGCTTATTGAACGAGAAATGAGAATTGAAAGAACCTTTTCTTTTTCAGGTTTTTAGCTGAGGGCTACTATTTAGAGCGTCATGTAAAATTGGCGACACAATAGTAAGTAGTGTTTTGGAGCTTGTATCCGAATACTATGCAATATTGGGAGAGCACAAGTTGAAAAGTAAGATAGGCTCAAGAAAAAGGAAAAGGGCAGCCCAAGcgttggttttttcggctgctgaaaaTTGTTGCCCCTTTTGAGTTAATAGTGCTCATTGGCAAAAGCTAAATCTATCAATTAGAATTATAACTGacactattagatcttcacctattgaTAGTCAAGTTATCATTACCAGCAGTCTGCGAAATACAATCATACAACATAAATAATTCTTTCAGACATGGTATATTTCCAGACTCCTCGAAACTAGCACTTATAAATTCACATTCAAAAGAGGCAACCCAGAACTCCTTGACAACTACTACAACTTCAGGTCCATAGGTTCATTACCAGCATTCTCCAGAATTTTCGAACTATATACCTACTTGTTTCAACAAGATTGACTGAATACTTTAAAGAAAACCCCTTTTTTTCACATACCCGACATGGGAGCTCAACGCACTAACTCCATAGATTAACTCAGACAGCAATCTGTCAATTCTTGCGACTTTAGAGTCACTTGAGTACGGTAAGGTGGCTTTGGGTATGTTCCTGTACTTCTCTAAGACCATAGAAATTATAACTTACAGTTAGGTTAGTATATCTATGTCACTTGAGTACGGTAAGGTGGCTTTGGGTATGTTCCTGTACTTCTCTAAGACCATAGAAATTATAACTTACAGTTAGGTTAGTATATCTATGTCTATAAGACTCATTGCACAAAGAATGTCTTCTTGAGAAATTAGAGTTTTAGGACTGTGAGGAAACACAATTAAATGGCTTGCTTCATTCATGATTCATGAGTTACCATCAcgcaaaataaaaatcaagtaaagtaaaaaaatatcaataaaaacaATATGAATCGACCAAGGAAGACATCGGTACACTACTCTTATTCTTCGTTTACCTAATAAACGACCTAGGCCACAAGTAGTGCTGCAAGATGAAGGAAACATGGTCAATTTTGTCGACGACACAAATCTATTTACGAGTGCCGAGGATTATGAAAACATCTCGAGACGAGCAACAtttttttgatatcaaaaaaaTGGTTTAACCAAAATAATCTTGTTCTAAATGAGGACAAATCAAAAGCCATTCTTGCTGATATAAATAGatcaaacaaaaaattgttattttcctAATAAGTGTCGAAAGACTATGCAGTTCTCCACTCCGCGTCGTTAGGACAAGCTGTCGAGTGCGGAAAAGGCActttccacatgagttaggaacaatatttttcctacCAGCGTAAATGAAACTCTTTCTTGGAGAGTCTTGAAACTGACGTTATAAGAaattatagtccattcaagaatgattgacatcttaTGTGgctatgaaaaattgaatttaagttggtaaaagtccataagttaagattttgtgttgcggaattcaggttggtattgtaaaTGAACAGTGATCTCTTATAATTGTATAATtgtaatcgaagatttgctcaaaggatgcaaatgatgaaaacttcactaagctttccccattgtcacgagatagatgaggatattttcaacagattaagaaatatttttcatgaaaacttttattgaaacatcaaaatattttccgttcctcgatgtaaacaaaaaaaaGTG comes from the Coccinella septempunctata chromosome 2, icCocSept1.1, whole genome shotgun sequence genome and includes:
- the LOC123307720 gene encoding allergen Tha p 1-like isoform X1, giving the protein MYLMLTILCFFGSVSARPNREIYEKIPKVDVDEVLTSDAVLEHHFNCIMERSGCPDLIDEIKFIVPEIMKTNCGICTEEEKDVVRRVTTHVRETRPEMWAEFSDRFDPERKFQI